From one Microbacter margulisiae genomic stretch:
- a CDS encoding PQQ-binding-like beta-propeller repeat protein, producing MLKKVLLFCVLLWGCLLQAQTEFALLTDIHVSPGNANEKALADIIREINEAHVPFVIITGDLTNQGSNTELLNVKRMFGHFTVPYYVLPGNHETTWSESAVKEYFKLFGNDRFAFRKDHFFFIGYDTGPFMKMGDGIVKQEDMRWIDRTLSRVPPGVRIVSLCHYPFTVDDLGNGPEVIALLQKYHTSVAFCGHGHQYKNMIFGGLHDVMLRSTFLAGDSGPGYSLIRLTKDSVLVDEKLVGGVCRQRYAFAFSANDTLVSVPSYENGVPLPPNVHLSLIYQDTASIFTGVAVGKQMFYFGNSLGYVKAVSKKTVQPVWSYSTGYPLYSTPVDDGAQLLVAATNDTLYSFDAQHGKKRWQLAGDAPFVADGIIKQGKWYQGGYKKFYEIDPLTGSFNWVYSDLGSYCQARPAVASGKVAFGAWDGYLYCLNNHNGQLTWKWNDGKRQTLFSPANCIPIIHDNRVIIVAPDRYMTSISLLNGHTLWRSHAYTVRESQGLSEDGRTVFSKLMDGRLLAVSATDANFHPLWVTDAGLGYEHAPCPVIMYKGVVYLGSRHGVVVAVDEKTHAVLWRIRCGFSEVNQFTIDKAGAIYFSLAEGKVYKITFGTSSR from the coding sequence ATGCTGAAAAAGGTTTTACTCTTTTGTGTATTGTTATGGGGATGCCTTTTACAGGCGCAAACGGAATTTGCTTTGCTCACTGATATACATGTGAGTCCGGGAAATGCCAATGAGAAGGCCCTTGCAGATATTATTAGGGAGATCAATGAGGCACATGTCCCTTTTGTGATTATTACCGGTGATTTAACCAATCAGGGAAGTAATACCGAATTGTTGAATGTCAAGCGGATGTTTGGTCATTTTACTGTACCCTATTATGTACTTCCCGGTAATCATGAAACTACATGGTCGGAGAGTGCTGTCAAAGAATATTTCAAACTCTTTGGCAACGATCGTTTTGCTTTCAGGAAGGATCATTTCTTTTTTATCGGATATGACACAGGGCCTTTCATGAAAATGGGGGATGGAATTGTAAAACAGGAAGATATGCGTTGGATAGACAGAACGCTGTCACGCGTTCCTCCCGGAGTACGAATTGTTTCCTTATGTCATTATCCTTTCACGGTGGATGATCTTGGAAATGGCCCCGAGGTGATTGCCCTGTTGCAAAAATACCATACCTCGGTGGCGTTTTGCGGCCATGGACATCAGTATAAGAATATGATATTTGGAGGATTACATGATGTGATGCTGCGTTCCACTTTTCTGGCGGGTGATAGTGGACCGGGATATTCGCTGATACGCCTTACAAAAGACTCTGTTCTTGTAGATGAGAAACTGGTTGGTGGTGTATGTCGCCAGCGTTATGCTTTTGCCTTTTCTGCTAATGATACGCTTGTGTCGGTACCCTCTTATGAAAACGGTGTTCCACTTCCTCCAAATGTCCATTTATCGTTAATTTATCAGGATACGGCATCGATTTTTACCGGTGTTGCGGTTGGTAAGCAGATGTTTTATTTTGGCAATTCGCTGGGCTATGTAAAAGCTGTTTCAAAGAAGACCGTCCAGCCTGTATGGAGTTATTCCACAGGTTATCCACTATATTCCACTCCGGTTGATGATGGCGCTCAACTACTCGTTGCTGCCACCAATGATACATTGTACTCTTTTGATGCACAGCATGGAAAGAAACGGTGGCAATTAGCAGGAGATGCTCCGTTTGTTGCCGATGGCATAATAAAGCAAGGAAAATGGTATCAAGGAGGTTACAAAAAGTTTTACGAGATTGATCCATTAACAGGCTCTTTCAATTGGGTTTACTCTGATCTTGGAAGTTACTGTCAGGCGAGGCCTGCGGTCGCTTCGGGTAAAGTGGCTTTTGGAGCATGGGACGGTTACCTTTATTGCCTTAACAACCACAACGGACAGTTAACGTGGAAATGGAATGACGGGAAACGGCAGACTCTTTTTTCTCCGGCAAATTGTATCCCCATTATTCATGACAATCGTGTGATCATTGTAGCGCCTGATCGTTACATGACATCTATTTCTTTGCTTAACGGGCATACGTTATGGCGCAGTCATGCATATACAGTACGTGAATCGCAGGGACTGTCGGAAGATGGAAGAACTGTTTTTTCCAAATTAATGGATGGACGATTGTTGGCTGTTTCGGCTACAGATGCCAATTTTCACCCACTTTGGGTGACGGATGCCGGTTTGGGTTACGAACATGCTCCCTGTCCTGTGATCATGTATAAAGGGGTTGTTTATCTTGGGTCCCGTCATGGTGTGGTGGTTGCTGTGGATGAAAAAACGCATGCTGTTTTATGGCGCATTCGGTGTGGATTTTCAGAGGTAAATCAATTTACCATCGACAAAGCCGGTGCTATCTACTTTTCGCTGGCAGAAGGAAAAGTGTACAAAATAACCTTTGGGACATCCTCCCGATAA